A single genomic interval of Prunus dulcis chromosome 5, ALMONDv2, whole genome shotgun sequence harbors:
- the LOC117628329 gene encoding protein IQ-DOMAIN 1-like isoform X1 — protein MGKKNGTSWLTIVKRAFRSPTKDNDQQKISRRRDEHEPEEEEKKREKRRWLFRKPTIHVQHCEAKTVTINATTTPVNPVLVAEQRRAIPVEAATAAAAEAAVATAQEAVEVVRLTRPNNFAKEQYAATLIQTAFRGYLARRALRALKGLVKLQALVRGHNVRKQAKLTLKCMQALLRVQDQVRNERSRLSHDGGRKSMFAKTDFPLWESRYLHDIRDRKSMSREKSRGGNDWDEGMEAMLQSRREAALKREKALAYAFSHQIWKPRRNPSAGDEAELEERTKWLDRWMATKQFEHSSRASIDKRDTIKTVEIDTNSRPHSYSYSAPNVRISTSHSQLQKQPAPYPIASPSPLHKSHYINHLSPATPSPSKPKYLKVRSASPRCLKEEKYCCSSAAHTPNLGSNSYCFRGSMCRSAIPNYMAATESAKAKARSLSAPRTRPSTPERERGGGSAKKRLLYPVPAEALQHHSVGIGCSSFSHNLRSPSFKSVQNNSYHGRENLSSYTDSLGGEISPCSTTDLRWLK, from the exons atgggaaagaaaaatggtaCCTCATGGTTGACTATAGTCAAAAGGGCATTTAGGTCTCCAACTAAAGATAACGATCAGCAAAAGATCAGCAGAAGAAGAGATGAGCATGAAccagaagaggaagaaaag aagagagaaaagagaagatgGCTTTTCCGAAAGCCAACTATTCATGTTCAACATTGTGAAGCAAAGACGGTGACTATAAATGCAACAACCACACCTGTGAATCCTGTTTTGGTTGCTGAGCAAAGGCGTGCAATTCCTGTGGAAGCAGCCACTGCAGCTGCTGCCGAAGCAGCTGTTGCTACTGCCCAAGAGGCAGTAGAAGTTGTTCGGCTTACTAGGCCGAACAATTTTGCTAAAGAACAGTATGCTGCCACCCTCATTCAAACAGCATTCAGAGGTTACTTA GCAAGGAGAGCTCTACGTGCACTGAAGGGGCTGGTAAAGCTTCAAGCTTTAGTGAGAGGTCATAATGTAAGGAAGCAAGCAAAGCTGACACTGAAATGCATGCAAGCTCTGCTTCGTGTACAAGATCAGGTTCGCAATGAAAGATCAAGGCTTTCACATGATGGGGGCAGAAAGTCCATGTTTGCCAAAACAGACTTTCCCTTGTGGGAATCGAGATATCTTCATGACATTCGTGACAGAAAGTCGATG TCAAGAGAGAAAAGTCGTGGTGGGAATGATTGGGATGAAGGGATGGAAGCCATGTTGCAGAGTAGAAGGGAAGCTGCTTTAAAACGTGAAAAGGCTCTTGCTTATGCTTTCTCTCACCAG ATATGGAAGCCTCGGAGGAACCCATCTGCAGGGGATGAAGCAGAGCTAgaagagagaacaaaatgGCTTGACAGATGGATGGCCACAAAGCAATTTGAGCACAGCAGCAGGGCTTCAATTGACAAAAGGGACACCATAAAAACAGTTGAAATTGACACCAATTCTAGGCCTCACTCTTACTCTTACTCTGCCCCAAATGTTCGAATTTCGACATCACATTCACAACTTCAAAAACAGCCAGCCCCATATCCAATTGCTTCACCTTCACCCCTGCACAAATCACACTACATTAATCATCTCTCACCTGCCACACCCTCTccttcaaaacccaaatatcTGAAAGTCCGATCAGCAAGCCCAAGATGCCTGAAGGAGGAAAAGTATTGCTGCTCATCAGCAGCACACACACCAAACTTAGGCTCTAATTCTTATTGTTTCAGGGGTTCAATGTGTCGTTCTGCGATACCAAATTACATGGCTGCCACTGAATCTGCAAAGGCAAAGGCTCGATCTCTTAGTGCACCCAGAACAAGACCCTCGACACCcgagagagaaagaggtggTGGTTCAGCCAAGAAGAGACTTTTATATCCAGTCCCAGCTGAGGCACTGCAACATCACTCTGTTGGCATTGGTTGTAGTAGTTTCAGCCATAACTTGAGAAGTCCCAGCTTCAAgagtgtacaaaataatagcTACCATGGAAGGGAGAATTTGTCTTCATATACTGATAGCCTAGGGGGAGAGATTTCTCCTTGTTCAACCACTGATCTAAGGTGGTTGAAATGA
- the LOC117627919 gene encoding growth-regulating factor 8 isoform X1, with amino-acid sequence MGKRNGFVVASEKGTAEETTECCDIGLGLMMQKTHQSFPRKKMMMMMPHHHDHHEQPLLSSGGSFGGEGCGVFEHSASGPLFCNTSNPVTSCIRDTYNAVGSDFGSVVPKSLQQPYSDHSLSFSPSVGGMVNVNVRLPFTPAQREELERQTMIYRYMMSSAPVPPHLLVPIAKNPSNVAHLYPNLVRGSLELGFSSNSDPEPWRCKRTDGKKWRCSRDVAPDQKYCERHAHKSRPRSRKPVESNPNFINTTTTTTTRMRSPRSNFVKNNNSNQPTPFSTNMVSPTVPSHAQPRSMGWFMNGETPTAPTAGGSNQEWEQMMQFKLGLKSCYTKCNTDVDVSKQQNESSFNLYREYTGESQGLQTQRPSHDQYGLLLSPKLAHLEGALNSNQTQQTRHFIDAWSTTTERDGSIGEIGNRGYVSSNQKLPFSSLTLSMSRGNETNEETDNTQMGLGILGSERENVGDLKSQWMNPLLCMSSPPGGPLAEALCLGIASSTRATSSNGCISGSTSSGDGVYT; translated from the exons ATGGGGAAGAGAAATGGGTTTGTTGTGGCTTCAGAGAAGGGAACAGCAGAAGAAACAACAGAGTGCTGTGATATTGGGTTGGGTTTGATGATGCAAAAAACCCACCAATCATTTCCTCgtaagaagatgatgatgatgatgcctCATCATCATGATCATCACGAGCAGCCTCTGCTTAGCAGTGGAGGTAGTTTTGGTGGAGAAGGTTGTGGGGTTTTTGAGCATAGTGCTAGTGGACCTTTGTTTTGTAACACAAGCAACCCAGTCACTAGCTGTATCCGTGATACATACAATGCTGTCGGTTCTGATTTTGGTTCTGTGGTGCCAAAGTCTCTGCAGCAGCCTTACTCTGATCACAGCTTGTCTTTCAGTCCCTCAG TAGGTGGAATGGTGAATGTGAATGTGAGGCTTCCTTTTACCCCAGCTCAAAGGGAAGAGCTTGAGAGACAGACAATGATTTACAGGTACATGATGTCCTCTGCTCCTGTCCCTCCACACTTGCTTGTTCCCATTGCCAAGAACCCATCAAATGTGGCTCACTTGTACCCAAATT TGGTAAGAGGTTCATTGGAGTTGGGGTTTTCTAGCAACTCAGATCCTGAGCCATGGAGATGTAAAAGAACAGATGGTAAAAAATGGAGGTGCTCTAGAGATGTAGCTCCTGATCAGAAATATTGTGAGAGGCATGCTCACAAGAGCCGGCCCCGTTCAAGAAAGCCTGTGGAATCAAACCCCAACTTCatcaacaccaccaccaccaccaccactagaATGAGAAGCCCGAGGTCTAATTTTGTCAAAAACAATAACAGCAACCAGCCAACTCCATTTTCTACCAACATGGTCTCTCCTACTGTTCCATCACATGCCCAGCCCAG GTCAATGGGTTGGTTCATGAACGGGGAAACACCCACTGCTCCCACTGCTGGTGGTTCAAACCAAGAATGGGAGCAAATGATGCAATTTAAGCTAGGCTTAAAGAGCTGCTACACCAAGTGCAATACAGATGTGGATGTATCAAAGCAACAAAATGAGAGCTCGTTCAATTTGTATAGAGAGTATACAGGTGAGAGCCAAGGCCTGCAAACTCAGAGGCCCTCCCATGACCAATATGGCTTGTTGCTGAGCCCCAAGTTGGCTCATTTGGAAGGAGCCTTAAATTCCAATCAGACACAGCAAACAAGGCATTTCATTGATGCATGGTCCACAACAACTGAGAGAGATGGTAGTATTGGTGAAATTGGCAACAGAGGCTATGTTTCTTCAAACCAGAAGCTACCCTTTTCATCTCTTACTCTATCAATGTCTAGAGGGAATGAAACCAATGAAGAAACTGACAATACTCAAATGGGTCTTGGAATTTTGGGTTCTGAAAGGGAAAATGTTGGAGATTTGAAGTCTCAATGGATGAACCCTCTTTTATGTATGAGCTCACCACCTGGTGGACCATTGGCTGAAGCTTTGTGCCTTGGCATTGCCAGTTCCACAAGAGCAACATCCTCTAATGGCTGCATTAGTGGCTCCACCTCCAGTGGAGATGGTGTATATACCTAG
- the LOC117628329 gene encoding protein IQ-DOMAIN 1-like isoform X2, which yields MGKKNGTSWLTIVKRAFRSPTKDNDQQKISRRRDEHEPEEEEKREKRRWLFRKPTIHVQHCEAKTVTINATTTPVNPVLVAEQRRAIPVEAATAAAAEAAVATAQEAVEVVRLTRPNNFAKEQYAATLIQTAFRGYLARRALRALKGLVKLQALVRGHNVRKQAKLTLKCMQALLRVQDQVRNERSRLSHDGGRKSMFAKTDFPLWESRYLHDIRDRKSMSREKSRGGNDWDEGMEAMLQSRREAALKREKALAYAFSHQIWKPRRNPSAGDEAELEERTKWLDRWMATKQFEHSSRASIDKRDTIKTVEIDTNSRPHSYSYSAPNVRISTSHSQLQKQPAPYPIASPSPLHKSHYINHLSPATPSPSKPKYLKVRSASPRCLKEEKYCCSSAAHTPNLGSNSYCFRGSMCRSAIPNYMAATESAKAKARSLSAPRTRPSTPERERGGGSAKKRLLYPVPAEALQHHSVGIGCSSFSHNLRSPSFKSVQNNSYHGRENLSSYTDSLGGEISPCSTTDLRWLK from the exons atgggaaagaaaaatggtaCCTCATGGTTGACTATAGTCAAAAGGGCATTTAGGTCTCCAACTAAAGATAACGATCAGCAAAAGATCAGCAGAAGAAGAGATGAGCATGAAccagaagaggaagaaaag agagaaaagagaagatgGCTTTTCCGAAAGCCAACTATTCATGTTCAACATTGTGAAGCAAAGACGGTGACTATAAATGCAACAACCACACCTGTGAATCCTGTTTTGGTTGCTGAGCAAAGGCGTGCAATTCCTGTGGAAGCAGCCACTGCAGCTGCTGCCGAAGCAGCTGTTGCTACTGCCCAAGAGGCAGTAGAAGTTGTTCGGCTTACTAGGCCGAACAATTTTGCTAAAGAACAGTATGCTGCCACCCTCATTCAAACAGCATTCAGAGGTTACTTA GCAAGGAGAGCTCTACGTGCACTGAAGGGGCTGGTAAAGCTTCAAGCTTTAGTGAGAGGTCATAATGTAAGGAAGCAAGCAAAGCTGACACTGAAATGCATGCAAGCTCTGCTTCGTGTACAAGATCAGGTTCGCAATGAAAGATCAAGGCTTTCACATGATGGGGGCAGAAAGTCCATGTTTGCCAAAACAGACTTTCCCTTGTGGGAATCGAGATATCTTCATGACATTCGTGACAGAAAGTCGATG TCAAGAGAGAAAAGTCGTGGTGGGAATGATTGGGATGAAGGGATGGAAGCCATGTTGCAGAGTAGAAGGGAAGCTGCTTTAAAACGTGAAAAGGCTCTTGCTTATGCTTTCTCTCACCAG ATATGGAAGCCTCGGAGGAACCCATCTGCAGGGGATGAAGCAGAGCTAgaagagagaacaaaatgGCTTGACAGATGGATGGCCACAAAGCAATTTGAGCACAGCAGCAGGGCTTCAATTGACAAAAGGGACACCATAAAAACAGTTGAAATTGACACCAATTCTAGGCCTCACTCTTACTCTTACTCTGCCCCAAATGTTCGAATTTCGACATCACATTCACAACTTCAAAAACAGCCAGCCCCATATCCAATTGCTTCACCTTCACCCCTGCACAAATCACACTACATTAATCATCTCTCACCTGCCACACCCTCTccttcaaaacccaaatatcTGAAAGTCCGATCAGCAAGCCCAAGATGCCTGAAGGAGGAAAAGTATTGCTGCTCATCAGCAGCACACACACCAAACTTAGGCTCTAATTCTTATTGTTTCAGGGGTTCAATGTGTCGTTCTGCGATACCAAATTACATGGCTGCCACTGAATCTGCAAAGGCAAAGGCTCGATCTCTTAGTGCACCCAGAACAAGACCCTCGACACCcgagagagaaagaggtggTGGTTCAGCCAAGAAGAGACTTTTATATCCAGTCCCAGCTGAGGCACTGCAACATCACTCTGTTGGCATTGGTTGTAGTAGTTTCAGCCATAACTTGAGAAGTCCCAGCTTCAAgagtgtacaaaataatagcTACCATGGAAGGGAGAATTTGTCTTCATATACTGATAGCCTAGGGGGAGAGATTTCTCCTTGTTCAACCACTGATCTAAGGTGGTTGAAATGA
- the LOC117627919 gene encoding growth-regulating factor 8 isoform X2, producing MGKRNGFVVASEKGTAEETTECCDIGLGLMMQKTHQSFPRKKMMMMMPHHHDHHEQPLLSSGGSFGGEGCGVFEHSASGPLFCNTSNPVTSCIRDTYNAVGSDFGSVVPKSLQQPYSDHSLSFSPSGGMVNVNVRLPFTPAQREELERQTMIYRYMMSSAPVPPHLLVPIAKNPSNVAHLYPNLVRGSLELGFSSNSDPEPWRCKRTDGKKWRCSRDVAPDQKYCERHAHKSRPRSRKPVESNPNFINTTTTTTTRMRSPRSNFVKNNNSNQPTPFSTNMVSPTVPSHAQPRSMGWFMNGETPTAPTAGGSNQEWEQMMQFKLGLKSCYTKCNTDVDVSKQQNESSFNLYREYTGESQGLQTQRPSHDQYGLLLSPKLAHLEGALNSNQTQQTRHFIDAWSTTTERDGSIGEIGNRGYVSSNQKLPFSSLTLSMSRGNETNEETDNTQMGLGILGSERENVGDLKSQWMNPLLCMSSPPGGPLAEALCLGIASSTRATSSNGCISGSTSSGDGVYT from the exons ATGGGGAAGAGAAATGGGTTTGTTGTGGCTTCAGAGAAGGGAACAGCAGAAGAAACAACAGAGTGCTGTGATATTGGGTTGGGTTTGATGATGCAAAAAACCCACCAATCATTTCCTCgtaagaagatgatgatgatgatgcctCATCATCATGATCATCACGAGCAGCCTCTGCTTAGCAGTGGAGGTAGTTTTGGTGGAGAAGGTTGTGGGGTTTTTGAGCATAGTGCTAGTGGACCTTTGTTTTGTAACACAAGCAACCCAGTCACTAGCTGTATCCGTGATACATACAATGCTGTCGGTTCTGATTTTGGTTCTGTGGTGCCAAAGTCTCTGCAGCAGCCTTACTCTGATCACAGCTTGTCTTTCAGTCCCTCAG GTGGAATGGTGAATGTGAATGTGAGGCTTCCTTTTACCCCAGCTCAAAGGGAAGAGCTTGAGAGACAGACAATGATTTACAGGTACATGATGTCCTCTGCTCCTGTCCCTCCACACTTGCTTGTTCCCATTGCCAAGAACCCATCAAATGTGGCTCACTTGTACCCAAATT TGGTAAGAGGTTCATTGGAGTTGGGGTTTTCTAGCAACTCAGATCCTGAGCCATGGAGATGTAAAAGAACAGATGGTAAAAAATGGAGGTGCTCTAGAGATGTAGCTCCTGATCAGAAATATTGTGAGAGGCATGCTCACAAGAGCCGGCCCCGTTCAAGAAAGCCTGTGGAATCAAACCCCAACTTCatcaacaccaccaccaccaccaccactagaATGAGAAGCCCGAGGTCTAATTTTGTCAAAAACAATAACAGCAACCAGCCAACTCCATTTTCTACCAACATGGTCTCTCCTACTGTTCCATCACATGCCCAGCCCAG GTCAATGGGTTGGTTCATGAACGGGGAAACACCCACTGCTCCCACTGCTGGTGGTTCAAACCAAGAATGGGAGCAAATGATGCAATTTAAGCTAGGCTTAAAGAGCTGCTACACCAAGTGCAATACAGATGTGGATGTATCAAAGCAACAAAATGAGAGCTCGTTCAATTTGTATAGAGAGTATACAGGTGAGAGCCAAGGCCTGCAAACTCAGAGGCCCTCCCATGACCAATATGGCTTGTTGCTGAGCCCCAAGTTGGCTCATTTGGAAGGAGCCTTAAATTCCAATCAGACACAGCAAACAAGGCATTTCATTGATGCATGGTCCACAACAACTGAGAGAGATGGTAGTATTGGTGAAATTGGCAACAGAGGCTATGTTTCTTCAAACCAGAAGCTACCCTTTTCATCTCTTACTCTATCAATGTCTAGAGGGAATGAAACCAATGAAGAAACTGACAATACTCAAATGGGTCTTGGAATTTTGGGTTCTGAAAGGGAAAATGTTGGAGATTTGAAGTCTCAATGGATGAACCCTCTTTTATGTATGAGCTCACCACCTGGTGGACCATTGGCTGAAGCTTTGTGCCTTGGCATTGCCAGTTCCACAAGAGCAACATCCTCTAATGGCTGCATTAGTGGCTCCACCTCCAGTGGAGATGGTGTATATACCTAG